The sequence below is a genomic window from Corynebacterium afermentans subsp. afermentans.
TCGTAACGTTCGAGAATGCCCTCGACCTCATCGAGGGTCTCCGCCGGGATTTCCATGATGTTGTCCTCAGCGAACGTGACGGACACAGTGCCGGTGGTTCCGTCCGGGTTCAGCGGCGACAGTGCCGCGATGTCAGCGTCGATCTGCTCCTGGGGCATACCCTGGGCCGCCTTAGCTTCGCTCATCTGCTTGGCCATGCCGCCGGCGGCGAGGACTGGGTTGACAATCGCGTCTGGATCGCGGAAATAGCCGGTGGCCTTGAGCTCGTCGAGCATCGCGTCGACCTCGGCCATCACCTCCGGGTCCTTCAGCGTCTTCTCCTCCGGTGCCTTGACCACGACGGTGCCGGAGGGCACGCTCATCGCGTCCTCGTCGGTGCCGAAGCGCTCGTTCATCTCCTCCTGCGTGACGGTGGAATCCATATCAGGCATGGAAAATGTGGGGCTGGGGGATTTTGCAAAGTTCACGGCGCCGAAACCGAGGGCGGCCAAAAGGATCAGCCAGACGGCCAAGAACGGCCAGACTTTTTTGTATGACCAGCTGCCGAGCCGGTAGAGGAATTCAGACATGTTGCACACAGTACGCAAAATTGCGCAGTTCGTGCAATATCTTAGGGTAGGGGTGCTAATCCCAGCCGGTGTCGCGCGTGCTGCGCTGGTTGAGGTGGTGGCCCATGTGAGGGATGACAAAGTTGAGCAGACCCCGGCGAGGGGAGTAGATCAGTTCCCGGTCGATAAGCTTCTGCCGCACCATGGAGACTTGCTGAACGCGTTTGCCCAGTTGCTGTGCGATGGCCGCGCTTGGTACCGCCTGCTGACCCTCCTGTACCTCGGCCATCGCTTCGAGGTATGCGAGCTCGGCGGCGGGCAGGTGCAGCAGCGCTGGTTGGTGGACTAAATCGCCCAGTGTTTTCAACACGTCTGGGGTCACTGCCGCGAGGTCGTCGTGGGAGACCGGCTGGTCCCGGCGGTTAGCACGCTCGAATAGGTGGTAGCCGAGGAGCTGGATCAAAAAGGGGTAGCCGCGGGTCAGCGCCGCGGCGTCCGTAAGTACCCCGTTGGGGATCTCCACGCCACCTTGCGCGGCGGTATCCCGAAGCACCGTCAGCGTTTCAGCTGGTGTCATTGGGGCGAGCACGGCGTGCTGAGCGCGGCGCAGGAACGTGGTCCCCGGGTGCTGCAGTAGTGACTCCACGCCGTCAGGCAATCCGGCGGCGGCGAAGGCGATGTCGCGCCCGTCCCGGCGCAGATCCTGAACCGCGGCCGTGAGTTGCCACAACTCTTTCGCGTTGACGCTTTGAACTTCGTCGAGGGTAATTAGTACGCCGGATTCGGGCGGCAGCTCATCGCAAAGCGTGTTCAGCGAACCGATCAAGGAGGGAGCCGGCTTGTCCCCTGGGGCGGCAGTGGTGGAAAACCCGCCGATGCCGGAGACCGTCACGCCTGAAATTCGGCGCCGGCCCGGATCCTGCTGCCGGAGTGTGGCGAGCGCCTGCGGGATCACGGTCGCAACTAGCGGTTCGATCAGCTCGTACGGCTGAGCGCGCAACACGATCCAGCCATGGCTGGCGGCTTCGT
It includes:
- a CDS encoding ATP-binding protein, with amino-acid sequence MRNPFIPTFGVSPVVLGGDDSLTRNFGAGLDGGPGDPRRTLLVSGPRGIGKTVALNELEDEAASHGWIVLRAQPYELIEPLVATVIPQALATLRQQDPGRRRISGVTVSGIGGFSTTAAPGDKPAPSLIGSLNTLCDELPPESGVLITLDEVQSVNAKELWQLTAAVQDLRRDGRDIAFAAAGLPDGVESLLQHPGTTFLRRAQHAVLAPMTPAETLTVLRDTAAQGGVEIPNGVLTDAAALTRGYPFLIQLLGYHLFERANRRDQPVSHDDLAAVTPDVLKTLGDLVHQPALLHLPAAELAYLEAMAEVQEGQQAVPSAAIAQQLGKRVQQVSMVRQKLIDRELIYSPRRGLLNFVIPHMGHHLNQRSTRDTGWD